A window of Coleofasciculaceae cyanobacterium genomic DNA:
AAACATTTTTCAACCACTGGAAATGCGACGCAGCAGTTTCCTTCAGCCACCACCTCCACCTTTAGCAAACGATCTAGCGATAGGCTATCAATATCGCAATGGTTCTTTTAAATCTGTTCCGTACTTGTACCTAAATATTGCCCCTGCTGCATCTATGCAAACAACTGCTACAGATATGGCTAATTTTGCGCTCGCCCATCTATTAAATGGACGCTATGAAAACTCACGCATTCTTGAG
This region includes:
- a CDS encoding serine hydrolase; protein product: MPQSYQALGEYLVDYMPPIVWHPSKLYSYSSHTTALLGYLVEKISGVPFSQYIEQNIFQPLEMRRSSFLQPPPPPLANDLAIGYQYRNGSFKSVPYLYLNIAPAASMQTTATDMANFALAHLLNGRYENSRILE